From the Pontiella agarivorans genome, one window contains:
- a CDS encoding exosortase/archaeosortase family protein codes for MEEVKTSTALIWSDRWRLGALSKTEMLNIGFASVLIGMLFVLFHLFGNTVENVGSKSAFVWMVARWGDKISFGADYSHGYLIPFVSLGVVWYKRADFFAAQKKSSYWGLVVVIGSLFMHWLGAKMQQPRLSLMALIGLIWGIPFYFYGWEVAKLLIFPCSYLIFCVPLNFLDALSGPLQRVATTMGYNLLTDMGIQVQRVGTQLISDYFQLNVEAACSGLRSLLAMTALTAVYAYFTQKTFVKKWLLFLCCIPIAVAGNIGRIISIALVSITTGQEFGAGLHHDWSGYVLFTVAISLMVGFGKLLDVNYKELFVSWKKAYLSRS; via the coding sequence ATGGAAGAAGTGAAAACCTCAACTGCGCTGATCTGGAGTGATCGCTGGCGTCTGGGGGCTTTGTCGAAGACGGAGATGCTCAATATCGGTTTTGCGTCGGTACTCATCGGTATGCTGTTTGTGCTGTTTCATCTGTTCGGCAATACGGTGGAGAATGTGGGGAGCAAGTCGGCGTTTGTCTGGATGGTTGCCCGCTGGGGGGATAAAATTTCGTTCGGTGCGGACTATTCGCACGGTTATCTGATCCCGTTTGTGAGCTTGGGTGTGGTCTGGTATAAGCGCGCAGATTTTTTTGCGGCCCAAAAAAAGAGCAGTTACTGGGGGCTTGTTGTGGTGATCGGCTCTCTTTTTATGCACTGGCTGGGCGCCAAAATGCAGCAGCCGCGTTTGTCGCTGATGGCGCTGATCGGACTGATCTGGGGGATTCCGTTTTATTTCTACGGGTGGGAAGTGGCGAAGCTGCTGATCTTTCCGTGTTCGTATTTGATTTTCTGTGTGCCGCTTAACTTTCTGGATGCCCTTTCGGGACCGTTGCAGCGGGTTGCGACGACGATGGGGTACAACCTGCTGACGGATATGGGCATTCAGGTGCAGCGGGTCGGTACACAGCTGATTTCGGATTATTTCCAGCTGAACGTGGAGGCGGCATGTTCGGGATTGCGATCATTGCTGGCCATGACGGCGCTGACGGCGGTTTATGCGTATTTCACCCAGAAAACCTTTGTGAAAAAATGGCTGTTGTTTCTTTGCTGTATTCCGATTGCGGTGGCGGGGAATATCGGGCGGATTATTTCGATTGCGCTGGTATCGATCACCACGGGGCAGGAATTCGGCGCCGGTCTGCACCATGACTGGTCGGGGTATGTTCTCTTTACGGTTGCCATCAGTCTGATGGTCGGTTTCGGAAAATTGCTGGATGTAAATTATAAGGAACTTTTTGTGTCATGGAAAAAAGCCTATTTAAGCCGTTCCTGA
- a CDS encoding HEAT repeat domain-containing protein, producing the protein MDSNMDLKQHQEARQRAVALGRSQDPAALPELVQLLKTPSADVQRLAASAIGKLSGFGADGSMAVEALAPVALHDPHPQTRQYALKALKTYGAYAEAWLDELDDLAARPNRKDYIPVAAAAAARTIREAVQHREQQKERCCLKCGQRVAFDEFERSMRLFQRIYCDKCFDETCVKRRNWETGVEEKKNIKTVDGTLVQSSGEKKIADWLAKAGLDYRYDGRLRILEGFQIRPDFYLPQFDVYIEYWGMDTPRYKAGMYLKQDLYQKTGKKLISLYPADQPDLDGTLGKKLKQFGWNPARQDRSI; encoded by the coding sequence ATGGACAGCAACATGGATTTAAAACAGCATCAGGAGGCGCGGCAGCGGGCCGTCGCGTTGGGCCGGTCGCAGGATCCTGCGGCACTTCCTGAGCTGGTTCAATTGCTGAAAACCCCCTCCGCCGATGTGCAGCGGCTGGCGGCCTCGGCCATCGGAAAACTATCCGGCTTCGGCGCGGATGGCTCCATGGCGGTGGAAGCGCTCGCGCCCGTGGCCCTGCACGATCCGCATCCGCAAACCCGGCAATATGCCCTCAAGGCGCTCAAAACCTACGGCGCATATGCCGAAGCCTGGCTGGATGAGCTTGACGACCTGGCCGCGCGCCCCAACCGAAAGGACTATATTCCCGTTGCCGCCGCCGCGGCGGCCCGAACCATTCGCGAGGCCGTTCAGCATCGTGAACAGCAAAAAGAACGCTGTTGCCTGAAGTGTGGCCAACGGGTGGCCTTCGACGAGTTTGAGCGCTCGATGCGTCTTTTTCAGCGTATCTATTGCGACAAATGCTTTGATGAAACCTGCGTCAAACGCCGCAACTGGGAAACCGGTGTTGAGGAAAAGAAAAACATTAAAACGGTCGATGGCACACTCGTTCAGTCGAGCGGCGAAAAAAAGATTGCCGACTGGCTGGCGAAAGCCGGGCTCGACTATCGCTACGACGGACGCCTGCGCATTCTGGAGGGCTTTCAGATTCGCCCCGATTTTTATCTGCCCCAATTCGATGTCTATATTGAATATTGGGGAATGGACACGCCGCGCTACAAAGCGGGCATGTATCTCAAGCAGGATCTCTATCAGAAAACGGGTAAAAAGCTGATTTCGCTCTACCCGGCCGACCAACCCGATCTCGATGGAACGCTCGGCAAAAAACTTAAACAATTCGGGTGGAATCCCGCCCGACAGGATAGATCAATATGA
- a CDS encoding type I restriction-modification system subunit M yields the protein MTQSELEKYLWGAATALRGTIDAGDYKQYIFPLLFFKRISDVYDEEFETALAESDGDTAYAAFAEHHHFVVPAGAHWNDVREVTVNVGLALQNAMREIEKANPDTLHGIFGDASWTNKDRLSDEMLTNLIEHFSQHKLNLKNVPDDQLGNAYEYLIKEFADDSGHTAAEFYTNRTVVKLMTLIMDPQPGESVYDPTCGSGGLLLNCALHLKDEGKEYRTLKLYGQEINLLTSAIARMNMFMHGIEEFDIVRGDTLSNPGLLENDELKKFNVILANPPYSIKSWDRKSFENDPYGRNLWGTPPQGCADYAFEQHIHKSMDENNGRCVQLWPHGILFRDNEKKMRKKMIETDTVECVIALGKNLFYNSSMESALLIRRTNKSAERKGKILFINAFNEVKDEKTIAYLLDEHIEKIFNAYTAYKDVEGFARLVDVEEIMKNDGSLLVTKYVRSTRLSDVDIPSVDKAYSAWESASQELQNSMDLLFKTLA from the coding sequence ATGACCCAATCAGAACTGGAAAAATATTTATGGGGGGCGGCGACGGCGCTGCGGGGCACGATTGATGCCGGGGATTATAAGCAGTATATCTTTCCGTTGCTCTTCTTTAAACGCATCTCGGATGTCTACGACGAGGAGTTTGAAACCGCGCTGGCGGAGAGCGATGGCGATACCGCGTATGCCGCCTTTGCGGAGCACCATCATTTTGTCGTCCCGGCGGGCGCGCACTGGAACGATGTGCGCGAGGTGACGGTGAACGTCGGCCTCGCTCTGCAGAATGCGATGCGCGAAATTGAAAAGGCGAATCCCGATACGCTGCACGGGATCTTCGGCGATGCCAGCTGGACGAATAAGGATCGGCTCTCCGACGAAATGCTCACCAATCTGATTGAGCACTTTTCGCAGCATAAACTGAACCTAAAGAATGTGCCGGATGATCAGCTGGGTAATGCCTACGAATATCTGATCAAAGAGTTCGCTGACGACTCCGGCCATACCGCCGCCGAGTTTTATACCAACCGCACCGTCGTCAAACTGATGACCCTGATTATGGACCCGCAGCCCGGCGAATCGGTTTATGACCCCACCTGCGGTTCCGGCGGACTGCTGTTGAACTGCGCGCTGCATCTGAAAGACGAAGGCAAGGAATACCGCACGCTGAAGCTCTACGGCCAGGAGATCAACCTGCTCACCTCCGCCATCGCCCGCATGAACATGTTTATGCACGGCATCGAAGAGTTCGATATTGTGCGCGGCGATACCTTGTCCAATCCGGGCCTGCTGGAAAACGACGAGCTGAAAAAGTTCAACGTCATCCTCGCCAACCCGCCGTATTCCATCAAATCGTGGGACCGCAAAAGCTTCGAGAACGATCCCTATGGCCGCAACCTCTGGGGCACCCCGCCGCAGGGCTGCGCCGACTATGCCTTTGAGCAGCATATTCATAAAAGCATGGATGAAAATAACGGTCGTTGTGTGCAGCTCTGGCCGCACGGGATTCTTTTCCGCGACAATGAAAAGAAAATGCGTAAGAAGATGATAGAAACGGATACCGTTGAGTGCGTCATCGCGTTGGGGAAAAATCTTTTTTACAACTCATCGATGGAATCTGCCTTGCTGATCCGTCGAACAAACAAGAGCGCTGAGCGCAAAGGGAAAATCCTTTTTATAAATGCCTTCAATGAAGTGAAGGATGAGAAAACGATCGCCTACCTGCTCGATGAGCACATTGAAAAAATATTCAATGCCTACACTGCGTATAAGGATGTCGAAGGCTTCGCTCGGCTAGTTGATGTCGAGGAGATTATGAAAAATGACGGGTCTCTTTTGGTTACAAAGTACGTAAGGTCCACTCGTTTGTCTGATGTGGATATTCCTTCGGTTGACAAAGCATACAGCGCTTGGGAAAGCGCTTCACAAGAGCTCCAGAATAGCATGGACCTTCTCTTCAAAACACTGGCGTAA
- a CDS encoding exosortase-associated EpsI family protein, whose product MEKSLFKPFLIVVILMTVSVFALAFTVGVELDFVPGVKMELPEEVQNWHGNQLKFCHNPEECAKDYRDASFYVSELEIPDICPVCGSRLYNMARAEKEQLPEDTEFVKSAYTNEAGTRLFTSIVLSGTARDSIHRPQRCLKGQGNTLDGEYDLEVPMEGRDPLKVRVIKTSRTFRTEEGEQPYYSFYAYWFVGQDRETPSHYSRMFWLAWDRVVRSTANRWAYIAVQGEREAEGTEYEGEIISFVQEIYPQILTETMRKKAYGD is encoded by the coding sequence ATGGAAAAAAGCCTATTTAAGCCGTTCCTGATCGTTGTTATTCTGATGACGGTGTCGGTGTTTGCGCTCGCCTTTACGGTGGGGGTGGAACTTGACTTTGTTCCGGGGGTGAAGATGGAGCTTCCGGAAGAGGTGCAGAACTGGCATGGCAACCAGCTTAAATTCTGCCATAACCCGGAAGAGTGCGCCAAGGACTACCGCGATGCATCGTTTTATGTCAGCGAGCTTGAAATTCCGGATATCTGCCCGGTCTGCGGCTCCCGGCTGTATAATATGGCCCGGGCTGAGAAGGAACAGCTTCCTGAGGATACGGAATTTGTGAAATCGGCCTATACCAACGAGGCGGGAACCCGCCTTTTTACATCGATCGTACTTTCTGGAACGGCGCGCGATTCTATCCACCGGCCGCAGCGCTGTCTTAAAGGGCAGGGCAATACACTCGACGGGGAGTATGATCTCGAGGTGCCGATGGAGGGGCGCGATCCGCTGAAGGTGCGCGTCATTAAAACCTCCCGGACCTTCCGGACCGAAGAAGGGGAGCAGCCATACTATTCGTTTTATGCCTACTGGTTTGTGGGGCAGGACCGGGAAACACCGTCGCACTATTCCCGCATGTTCTGGCTGGCCTGGGACCGCGTGGTCCGTTCGACCGCCAACCGTTGGGCCTATATTGCCGTGCAGGGCGAACGCGAGGCGGAGGGGACCGAATATGAAGGGGAGATCATCAGTTTTGTTCAGGAGATCTATCCGCAGATTCTGACTGAGACCATGCGAAAAAAGGCGTATGGCGACTAA
- a CDS encoding type I restriction-modification system subunit M → MEKLTLSQLEQYLSKAAWILKGPVDASDFKVYIFPLLFFKRISDVYDGEYQAALKESDGDTEYASLPEMHRFEIPEGCHWTDVRETTTNVGMTIEQALRGIEQANQEFLYGIFGDAQWSNKNKLSDALLINLVEHFSQYQLSNETVDPDMLGQAYEYLIKHFADLTNKKAGEFYTPRSVVHLLGLILDPHEGESVYDPACGTGGMLLECVDHLKQNNEDYRTLKLFGQEKNLTSSSIARMNMFLHGMEDFEIIRGDTLRNPGFFEADGLKTFDCVIANPPFSLKDWGASTWANDPFGRNIAGVPPKGNGDMAWVQHMIKSMNSTGRMTVVLPHGALFRKGAEGKIRKALLEADLLEAVIGLGPNIFYGTQLAACVMVFKQNKPAAKKGKVLFIDASDQIRVGRAQNFLEPSHVKQIYDWYSGYADVENYVKVADADELKENDYNLNIPLYVEKIIEDNLPTVEEAMNDLKAAWSESLKAEEKFKQVLARFVG, encoded by the coding sequence ATGGAAAAACTCACACTTTCACAACTTGAACAGTACCTGTCCAAAGCGGCTTGGATCCTGAAGGGGCCGGTCGATGCTTCGGACTTCAAGGTCTACATTTTCCCCCTGCTTTTCTTTAAGCGGATCTCCGATGTTTATGACGGTGAATACCAGGCCGCCCTTAAAGAGTCCGATGGCGACACGGAATATGCGTCACTGCCCGAAATGCACCGCTTTGAGATTCCGGAAGGGTGCCACTGGACAGATGTGCGCGAGACCACAACGAATGTGGGCATGACTATCGAGCAGGCCCTGCGCGGGATTGAACAGGCAAACCAGGAATTTCTATACGGCATCTTTGGCGATGCGCAGTGGAGCAATAAAAACAAGCTTTCGGATGCGCTGCTCATCAATCTGGTTGAACATTTTTCGCAATACCAGCTGAGCAATGAAACGGTCGATCCGGATATGCTGGGGCAGGCGTATGAATACCTCATTAAGCACTTTGCTGATTTGACGAACAAGAAAGCCGGGGAGTTCTACACCCCGCGCTCGGTGGTGCATCTGCTCGGACTGATCCTTGATCCTCATGAAGGCGAGTCGGTGTATGACCCCGCCTGCGGGACCGGTGGCATGTTGCTGGAATGCGTGGACCATCTGAAGCAAAACAACGAAGACTACCGTACGCTCAAGCTGTTTGGTCAGGAAAAAAACCTCACCTCCAGCTCCATTGCCCGGATGAATATGTTCCTGCACGGGATGGAGGATTTCGAGATTATCCGCGGGGATACCCTGCGTAACCCCGGCTTCTTTGAAGCCGACGGGCTCAAAACCTTTGACTGCGTCATTGCCAACCCTCCGTTTTCACTGAAAGACTGGGGCGCTTCAACCTGGGCCAATGATCCATTTGGACGCAATATCGCGGGGGTTCCGCCCAAAGGCAACGGGGATATGGCCTGGGTCCAGCACATGATTAAATCCATGAACAGCACCGGCCGCATGACCGTCGTGCTGCCACATGGCGCGCTTTTCCGCAAAGGGGCCGAAGGCAAAATCCGCAAGGCGCTGCTGGAAGCCGATCTGCTCGAAGCGGTGATCGGCCTGGGCCCCAACATTTTCTACGGCACCCAGCTGGCCGCCTGCGTGATGGTGTTTAAGCAGAACAAGCCCGCCGCGAAAAAGGGCAAAGTCCTCTTCATTGACGCCTCCGATCAGATCCGTGTGGGCCGCGCCCAGAATTTTCTGGAACCCAGTCATGTGAAGCAGATCTATGACTGGTATAGCGGTTACGCCGACGTGGAAAACTACGTCAAGGTCGCCGATGCCGACGAGCTGAAAGAAAACGACTACAACCTCAACATTCCGCTCTACGTCGAAAAAATTATTGAAGATAATCTGCCGACTGTTGAAGAGGCGATGAACGATTTAAAGGCCGCCTGGAGTGAAAGCCTGAAGGCGGAAGAGAAATTTAAGCAAGTTCTGGCGAGGTTTGTGGGATAA